A genomic region of Zea mays cultivar B73 chromosome 6, Zm-B73-REFERENCE-NAM-5.0, whole genome shotgun sequence contains the following coding sequences:
- the LOC100281794 gene encoding VQ motif family protein, whose product MGEHNNDGVSSTSTMRTARPRTPTMLPPTRPKIKIIHIIAPEIIKTDVAHFRDLVQRLTGKAAFCAATDVVTSTPPVGEDDETETSKKRPRPALAPVANDEKSGFTVQVQEETATKKRKIKCEVKVEEGGFGGYELGRSNLWMDLSTGGGFLSFLEEDEGVFQGLAADIDFLQPFGSSRMDFVGEMYAS is encoded by the coding sequence ATGGGGGAGCACAACAACGATGGGGTGAGCAGCACATCAACCATGAGGACGGCACGCCCTCGGACGCCGACGATGCTGCCGCCGACGCGGCCCAAGATAAAGATCATCCACATCATCGCGCCGGAGATCATCAAGACCGACGTCGCCCACTTCCGGGACCTCGTGCAGCGGCTCACCGGCAAGGCTGCCTTCTGCGCCGCCACCGACGTCGTCACATCGACGCCGCCGGTAGGTGAGGACGATGAGACGGAGACGTCCAAGAAGAGGCCGAGGCCGGCACTGGCTCCGGTGGCCAACGACGAGAAGAGCGGTTTTACGGTGCAAGTGCAAGAAGAGACGGCGACCAAGAAGAGGAAGATCAAGTGCGAGGTGAAGGTGGAGGAAGGAGGCTTCGGTGGTTATGAGCTCGGCCGTAGCAACCTGTGGATGGACCTCAGCACGGGAGGAGGGTTCTTGAGCTTCCTGGAGGAGGACGAAGGCGTCTTCCAAGGCCTGGCTGCTGACATTGACTTCTTGCAGCCTTTTGGCTCGTCCAGGATGGACTTTGTTGGTGAAATGTACGCGTCTTGA
- the LOC103631274 gene encoding uncharacterized protein: MGPGWHGPVEQAVPGPLARHVGRHGTTYSVRTARSGPVANAVDNRPLTSSAPRPMGPTSQSLALSFAPARSLLPLSPDSAAIDLANRSVADASSSSSGVDRARRLRAPLRDGAGVRPSAVKVAMADDDDVNPVTGNDDLRATGLVPDDEDDIQADAAALLGIDLTSAPIDLSSNPTNAGGGPATATDTPDGSTSTDGGTGTSSVGKRKSTVWVDFDEVFEKVNGPGRIILPMLITPGLPKCLDRPPLETF, translated from the exons ATGGGCCCGGGCTGGCACGGCCCAGTGGAgcaggccgtgcctgggccgctgGCCAGGCATGTGGGCCGGCACGGCACGACCTACTCCGTGCGGACAGCCCGGTCGGGGCCCGTAGCCAACGCCGTGGACAACCGCCCCCTTACCTCCTCGGCTCCTCGCCCCATGGGCCCCACCTCTCAGTCCCTCGCACTCTCATTCGCACCCGCTCGCTCCctgctccctctctctcccgaCTCGGCGGCGATTGACTTGGCGAATCG GTCAGTTGCTGATGCCTCGTCTTCCTCCTCTGGGGTAGATCGGGCACGGCGACTGCGTGCTCCGTTGAGGGACGGTGCTGGAGTTCGGCCGTCCGCGGTGAAGGTCGCCATGGCGGATGATGACGATGTCAATCCGGTCACCGGCAACGACGACCTTCGCGCGACAGGGCTTGTCCCAGATGACGAAGACGACATCCAGGCTGATGCTGCTGCTTTGCTCGGTATCGATCTAACCTCTGCTCCTATCGATCTAAGTTCTAATCCGACCAACGCTGGTGGAGGGCCTGCTACGGCCACCGATACTCCGGACGGCTCCACCAGCACCGATGGTGGTACTGGTACCTCATCTGTTGGTAAGCGTAAATCTACTGTCTGGGTTGATTTTGATGAGGTATTTGAGAAAGTGAATGG GCCTGGGAGGATTATATTGCCCATGCTCATAACCCCAGGTTTACCAAAGTGTCTAGACAGACCACCACTAGAGACCTTCTGA